Sequence from the Fibrobacter sp. UWR2 genome:
ACATGCAGAGGGCTTCCATTTCGTAGAATACGAAGAAGAGCACGAGGTCGAAACTCATGTACACGCCATACACGCTTGTTGCGAGAATCTGGATGAGCGCGAAGAATACCTTCTGGTTCCCCTTGATGTTGTAACTTACAAGAACGCCTGCCCAGACGATAAATGCGGTAAGTGCAAGCAACAGTATGTTGAGGCCGTCGGCACCGACGATATAGTGTGCACCAATCATCGAAAGCCACGGGATATCGGTAAAGAACCGGAGCAGTAGCGGGGCAGCGGCCTCGCTTGCGGAAACGCTTCCCATGGCATAGACGCGGAAGGTCAGGTAACAGACGATTGCGAGGACAACCGATGCCGATACGGTGTGGATTCCGCGGAGCAACTTCGCGTGCGATTCCGGAATCGGGATGCAGGCGAGTACCGTGAAGAGCGGGATGACCCAGATGAGATTGAAGAGTATCGTATCCATATTGCGCCTACAGGGGAAGCTGGCCGAAGAATCGCCAGAGGAGAACGCCCACAATCAGTGTGCCGAGATAGAAGGGAAGGTAACCTACCTGTGCCGTGCGCACAAGGTCGCCCAACTTGTGGATGAACCAGACGGAGAATGCGAGGAGCCCTTCGATAACATAGTCGTTGAATGCACGCGATATGCGGGCAATGCCACCGAATATGAACTGGCGTACGACGGTGTAGTAGATTTCGTCGAAGTAGAACTTGTGGTAGACGACCTTGTAGAGGCCGCAACGGTTTGTTTCGTCGAGTGCGCGCTCGATTTTTGCCTTAGGACGGGCATACAGGAACCATGCGATAAGCAACGCGACGATTGCGATGCCGACGGCGACATACGGAAGCCATTCCGCATGGCTGACTCTTAGCAGGGTAGGTACGTGCAACTTGTCTGGAGTGAAATATTTTTCGAAGACGACCATGCCGAGGATACCTGAGAGGAGCGCCGGAATGGCGAGTACGACGATCGGGAGTGTCATTGCGGGATCTTCGTGCACGTGGCCCGCCTTGACACCCTCGTGGCGCGGTTTCCCGTGGAAGGCGAGGAAGAACAGACGGAACATGTAGAACGTCGTGAGCCCGCTTGTGAGGAGCGCAAGGCCGAATACCACGTAGTGGTGCCCTTGGAATGCCGCGAGGATGATTTCGTCCTTCGAGAAGAACCCGGAGAACGGCGGAATGCCCGAAATCGCAAGTATTGAGATGAGCGAGCAGACATAGGTGACGGGCATCTTCTTGCGGAGACCGCCCATCGCGTCAAGGTCGTTTGTATGGACCTGGTGGATGAGGCTGCCCGCAATAAGGAACAGGCTGCACTTGAAGAATGCGTGCGTAAAGATATGGAATGTGCTTGCAGTCCAGCCCGTGGTGATGACTGCCTGGCCAATCTTGCAGGCGCCGAGCGCGAACATCATATAGCCGAGTTGCGAAAGCGTGGAGTAGGCGAGAATGCGCTTGATGTCTTTCTGTGTGCAGGCGATGACGGCAGCGAAAACCATCGTGAAGGCGCCCACCCACATAATGATGGTGAGGGTGTTGCCACAGGCGGCAAAGAACGGGAACAGTCGCGCCACAAGGTAGACGCCCGCAACCACCATGGTCGCGCTATGGATGATGGAACTGACCGGGGTCGGGCCTTCCATCGCGTTCGGGAGCCAGATATGCATCGGGAACATGGCCGACTTGCCCCAACCGCCGGTAAAGATAAGAATGGAACCGAGTACGAGCGCATTTGCCCGAGTCATCTCGGTAAGCCCGAGATTGATGGTTTCCGTACGGAACGAGAATAGCGAAATGCCGTTAATCTGGGAAAAATCGAACGAGCCCACGACATAGCTCACGAGCACGATGCCTAGCAGGAAGAAACTGTCGGCGAAGCGTGTGAGGATGAACGCCTGCTTGGAGGCGCTCACGGCGGAGGGCTTGTGGTACCAGAAACCAATGAGCAGGTAGCTGGACACACCCACGAGTTCCCAGAAGATAAACATCTGGAACAGGTTTGTCGCGACGACGAGCCCGAGCATGGAAAAACTGAACAGCGAGAGCAAGGCAAAGAAACGCCCCTCGGCGCGGTCCTCGCGCATGTAGCCGATGCTGTAGATGTTCACCATGAGGCTGATGAACGTGACGACGACGAGCATCATCACCGAAAGCGGGTCGACGAGCATGCCGATTCTTGCGACCAGGTCATCGACGAAAGGAATGAAGGTGTACTCGAAGAGTATCGCCTTCTGCGGGGCGAATGTTGAGCAGAAGTAGTGGACCGCGACGAGAATGGCGGAAAGCGCCGATACACCGTTGAGGGTGACGGCGATGGCTGCGGCTGCATTTGCATTCTTGTTGCCGACGAACAGCCCGTTGATGACGAATGTCAGGAGCGGACAGAGGAAAATTAGGTAACCGAGAGTGACGTCGTTAATCATGGAGGTCCCTCAACTGGTCTACGTCAAGGCTCTTATGGCGACGGTACATGGTGACGATAATGGCAAGGGCGATTGCCATTTCGCATGCCGTGACGGCGATGACGAAAATACTGAAGAGCGCACCCGCCGTGGCATCGTGCGCGGTGAAATAGGCAAAACTGATAAAGTTGATGTTCGCCGCGTTCAGCATGAGCTCGATAGAGATGAGCATGCCGATGAGGTGACGCCTGCGCATAAGACCCCAGACGCCGATACCGAACAACAGGAAGGCGAGAATCAGGCAGTTCATTAAATTCATTGCTGTACCGCCTTTTCTTTTTCGACTTCGTCCTTTGTCTTGCGGGCAACGGTAATGGCGCAGATGAGCGTCATCAAGAGGAGCACGCTGACGACCTCAAATGGAATGATGAAGCCGTCTGGCCCATAGCCGAGCAGGCGCATGGCTATGGGCTCGAGCCCTGAATAGTTTTCCGGTGCGCTGACGGTTCCGCTCGCAAGTTCTGGAGTCGGCAAGATGCACTTAATCATGATGAACACGAAGGCGACCGATAGCGCGAAGGCTGCAAATACTCGCGGAATCTTTGTCGTGAAGGCGTCTTCGCCGAGGTGACTTGTCAAGAGGATGGTGAACACCACGAAGATGACGACGCCACCCACGTAGACCATTACCTGGGCAAGCGCGATGAATTCAGCATGCAGGAGCAGGTAGAGGATGGCGGTTGCCACAAAGCTGAAAATCAGGAACACGGCGCTTTGCAGGATGTTCTTCACCGCGACAGTACAGACGGCGGTAAACAGCATGATGGCGGCAACTACGTAGAATGCGATGTCCATGCCTCCCATGGGGAAGGCGAGAGGAATGTCTGGCAATTGCAGGTTCGGTAAGGCTAGATTCGGAAACATTATCCTTGTCCCTCCTTCTTGTTCAAGATCATTTCGAGCGAATTCGGATCGGTTGTCGCTACCTCGAAATCCTGGTTCATGCGGATGGCTCCGAAGGGGCAGGCCTCTACGCAGAGACCGCATTGCGTGCAACTAGCGAAGTGATAGACGTAGCGGCCCAACACCTTCTTGCCGGCAATGTTCTTTGTCGAAAGAACGTTGATGCTTGCATTCGGACAGGCGCGTTCGCACATGCCGCAGGCGGTGCAGCGGTTGTTGCCCTCTTCGTCCTCTATCATTTCGAGGCGGCCGCGGAAGCGTTCATGCATCTTTAGGGTCTTGCGATTTTCCGGATACTGCTCCGTAACAATGCGCCTCGGGTCAAAGAAGTACTTGAGCGAAACGGAAAGCCCGCACATGAGACTCCACGGCCCCGTGATGCAGCGCTTGAAGTAGCGCTTGAAATACTGGATTAAGGTGATATTCTCTTGCATAGCAAACTCCCGCCTAACCACAGACCACAATGTATGCCGCACCGGCGACAAGCAGCACGAGGTTCACGGGCAACAAAAATTTCCATTCAAAGTCCATGAGTTGGTCCACGCGCGGGCGTACGAACGTCCAGCGGACCATCATGTAGCACCAGATCATGAAGAATACTTTCGCGAAGAACCACACGACTCCAGGAACCATGTTGAGATAGTTGTCAACAAAAGCAACTCCGATGCAGGGCGGAAGGAACCCCCCGAGGAAGCACGTGGTGGCAAGAGCCGAGTTCGTCACGAGTGCGATGTATTCGGCGAGGTAGAACATGGCGAACGGTGTGCCGTTGTATTCCGTATGGTAGCCGCCCGTAAGTTCTTGCTCCGCTTCGGCGATGTCGAAGGGTGCGCGGTTCATTTCGGCGGTACTCGAGATGAAGAAAAGGATGAAAGCGATAATCCCGAGTACGGGAATCTTGAAGATCCACCAGTCGGCGATTGTACCATCTTGCCCGAGCGTGATACCCATGAGGTTCGTGGAACCCGAAATCATCACGACGAACAGGAGGATCATCGCAAACGAAATTTCGTAGCTGATCATTTGGGCGCCGCTACGGAGCGCGCCGAGCAGGGAATACTTATTGTTGCTGCTCCAGCCGCCAAGCAAGATGCCCAGCACACCGAAGCCGTTCACCGCGATGATAAGCGGAATGCCCATCGAGACGTCGGCGACGACGAGATTCCTGCCGAAGGGGATGAGCGCGCATACGATGAAGGGGGCGATAAGCACGATAAGCGGCGCAAGGTAGAACATGAGCTTGTCTGCGCCGCTTGGGGCATAGACTTCCTTGAAGAGCATCTTGAGCACGTCGGCGATGGTCTGGATTGTACCGTGCCAGCCGAGGCGCATGGGGCCAAGCCTGCATTGCACGTGTGCACATACCTTGCGTTCCATGTAGATGAGTATCGGGGCCGACCCGATGTTCACTGCACATACCGCGACGACGCAAATGAGCGCGTTTACCAGGAATGCGACAATGCTGTTGAGCGTATCGCTCTGGAGACTTGCTGGCAAGAATTCCGCTACTCGCGGGACCATTTCACGAACAAAGTCGCCTATGGGGTTTGTAACTGAGGGAACAAACATAAACTACCTGTCAATTTCGGGAATGACGGGGTCGAGGGTTGCCATGATGGTTACGAGGTCAGATATCTTGTGACCCTGTGCCATCTTGTTGAGTGCTGCAATATGCGGGAAACTAGGCCCACGCGTGTGGATGCGGTAGGGCTTCTCGCCGGTAGTGGCTGCGACCACGTATGTGGCGTACAGGCCCTTCGCCGTCTCGATTTCGCTGTAGTAGCGGCCCTCGGGAAGTCGCACCGGCTTTTCCTTGCTGCGCCAGGGACCTTCTTTGGGGAACTTGTCTACACACTGCCGCAGGATCTTCATGGACTCGTGGATTTCGGCGATGCGGATCTTGTAGCGGTCGTAGCAGTCACCGTTATGGAATACGGGAACTTCGAAGTCGAACTGGTCGTAGATGCTGTAGGGGTTCATGCGGCGAACGTCGAAGTTCACTCCGCTGGCGCGCAGCACCGGGCCTGAGCATCCATAGGCGATAGCGTCTTCCTTGGTAAGCACGCCGATGCCGATGCTTCTTTCGAGCACGATGATGTTCTTGGAGAGGAAACGCTCGTAGTCGCGCATCGCGTCTTCGAGGTGGTCGAGGAACGCCTTGACGCGCGGGACGAACGTGTCCGGTACGTCGGCCCGGCTTCCGCCCGGCCTGAAATAATTGGTGGTGAGGCGCGATCCGGTGACCTCTTCGAGGATGTCATGGATCATCTCGCGTTCCTTGAACCCGAACAGGAGGCAGGTTTGCCCGCCCAGGTCACCGCCGAAGCAGCCGTAGAACACCAGGTGAGATGCGATGCGGCCGAGTTCCTGGAGCATCACGCGGATGTATTCGCCCCTTTCGGGCACGCCGACGTTCATGCCTTTTTCTAGCGCAATCACAACCCCCAGGTTGTTCTGAATGGCCGTAAGGTAGTCCTGGCGGTCACTAAGTGCAATGTATTGCAGGTAACTCATCGATTCCGCCTGCTTTTCCATGCCACGGTGGATGTATCCAAAGTGCGGGACGACTTCCACAATCGTTTCGCCATCCATGCGCAGCGCAAGGCGCAGCGCACCGTGCGTACTCGGGTGCTGGGGACCCATGTTGATGAAGAATTCTTCGGTATTGGTTTCGCGCTGGATGCGGAATCCTGGAGGCAACTGTGCGGTCATACGGGCCTCCTGATCATTTCCGGGTGCGTGAAGTCCTTGCGCAGCGGGTAGCCTACGAAATCTTTGTCGAGGAATATGCGACGCTGGTCGGGGTGACCTTCGAAGTTGATGCCGAACATGTCGTAGACTTCGCGTTCCTTGACTTCGGCGCCCGGGTAGAGATGGCTGATGCTCTTGACGCTTGCGAGGAGCGATGTTGGCCGTTTTTCTTCGGGAATGCTGAAGTCCTTCTTCGTCTGCACGCAGAGGAAGAGTTTGTGTCCGTGTTCGAGACTGCGCAACATTGTCACCATGTCGAAATGGTCGTCGTAGTCAATGGCAGTCACGTCGATGAGGTAGTCCATGCTGAATTCGGGGGAACTCTTCACGAATTCCACAATTGGCAGGTAGTCTTCGGGTTCTACCATCACTTCGAGCGGACGGTCGGCGGGGATTGCCGCCACGACGTCTTCAATCGGGTCTTCGCTGTGGGTGTGCACCGTGACCTTAGGAAATTTTTCGCGCAGCTTCGCGAACAGTTCGGACTGTGTAAGGCCGAACCTCTTGAACGGTACGCGAGGTACTTCCGGAAAATCTTCCTTCTTCACGCGGATGGGCTTGAAGGCGCTCTTGTAGTCCGGGTGCTCTTCCTTGAACTTCGCGCGGGCTTCCGCCATCTGTTCGTCCTTCATTTCTTCGAGGGCGGCCCAGGTCTTTGCGGCTTCGCGGTAGCGGTCCATAGTGGAAACGTCCTTCGGCCTGCCTTCGTGCCACGGGTGGCGGCAGGTTTCCTTCAGGATCTTTTCGCGTAATGTCAGGAGCCCGTGGAACAGAGCCTCGGGGCGTGGCGGGCATCCGGGAACGAACACGTCGACGGGAATCAGGTTCTGTGCGCCTCGGACGACGGAATAGTTGTCGTAGATGAACGGGCCGCCGCTAATGGTGCAGGCGCCCATGGCGATCACGTATTTTGGCCCGGGAATCTGCTCCCAGAGCATCTGGATGGCAGGAGCCATGCGGCGGGTTATTGTTCCGGCCAAAATAAAAAGGTCCGCTTGTCGCGGGGACGAGCGGAACACTTCACTGCCGAAACGGGCAATATCGTAGCGGGCCATAGAACTGCTCATCATTTCGATGGCGCAGCAACTGGTGCCGTACGTAAGGGGCCAAATTGAATTTGCTCGTGCCCAGTTCACCACGTAGTCGATGGCGTTCACGACGTACTTTCCGCCGGGAATCGGGTCGAGAATCTTGGGGGCTAAATTGACTATTCCCATTTGAGGATTCCTTTTTTCCAGGCGTAGGCAAGGCCGGAAACGAGGATGGCTATGAAAATTGCGAGGTCGATAAGGACAATGACGGGCGAAAGTGCCGTGTGGCCAGCCATGATTTCCTTGAAGTTCATCATGACGGGGAAGAGGAACAGCGCTTCGATGTCGAATACGAGAAACAGGAGCGCGAACAGGTAGTAGCCCACCTTGAACTGGATGCGGGCGTTACCGATGGTCTCCATGCCGCATTCATAGGGCGCCATCTTGTTCTTGGTGTTCCTAGTCCTGTAGCCGAGCAGAAGCCCGGTGACGGTCGCCGCAGCGGCGATGAACGCGCCCAGGAAAAGGAATATTGATAGGATGATATATTCAGACATAGTAGCTCTTATTAGTCTTTGGTCATTCGTCAATAGTCTTTAATCAATAGTCATTTCATATTATTAGTAGAAGTTCTGGAGCTCCTGTACGGTGCCGAACAGCGTGTTGCCTATCTGGAATCGGTCAATGATATGCTTGAAAAGGTCCTTGAATTCCTCGATGGTCGCGTTGTTCATTGCGGTAAGTTTTTCCTGAATGGAGCTCACGAACCCAGAGTTCATGGGCTTGGCCTTCATGTCCTGCATGGAGCCGCTCCACTGTTGCAGGATGGTGTCCGTTTCCATACGCGCGATGATGTAGCGGGTCGTGGAAAGCAGTTCCTGTAAGAAATGTACGAGGAAAATTTCCTCTTGCAGGATACCCCAGCGTTTGTCCTTGGAATAGAGCGTGGCGATATCGGCCTTACCGTAGAATACGGCCGCCTGTGCATATTCGAGGCATGTCTTGAGAACTCGGTCAAGACGGTTTATCTCTTGGGCGAGGTTCTTGAACCATTCGAGGTTCATTGCCGACCCGTCGATTTCGCCCTTGGCGTCGAGCGGCATCACTGCACGGAAGGCATAGTACACTTCCTCGTAGTAGCGGTTGCGCATACGGCAGTTGAAGGCGCGGTTCTTGAGTGTGTAGTCGCTGTGGTGTAGGGGTGTTATCATGCTTTAGAAACCTCCCTTACGCCGGAAATCTGCTTGATCTTCGTGATGATGGAATCGACCTGCTCCGTGCGGAAAGCCTTGAATTCCATGCGGATACGGCCCGTAGACTGTGCGCTAGCGACACTCATGCGGTCAAGCGACACGTCGGACCCCTTCAGCTGTTCCAAGACATCGAGGGTGATGTTCTTACGGTTGTCCGTATCGATAGTGAGGTGCGTCATGAAGGGCTTCGAGACATCGGCGCTCCATGCGACTGCAATTTGCTGCTCCGCTGGGAAGTTTTTGAGGTTCGTGCACGCGCGGTTGTGCACCTCGATTCCAATCTTTGGCCTGAGGATGCCGACAATCGCGTCTCCGGGGAGCGGTGCACAGCAATCCGCGAAATGGATCACGAGGCTTGTTTCCTGGCCAATCTGCAGGGGCATTTCCTCAGGGACGGCCTTCTTGTCGCTTCCGAATGTCGGGAAGAACCGGAGCGCCATTTCCTTGGGGAGAGAACTCCCGCCCGTAATGAACCTGTGGATGTCCTGCAGGGGCAGTTCACCCTGGCCGACGCGCTCGTAGAAGTCGTCCATCGAGAGCGTTCCGAAGTACTTGCGGATTTCGTCCTCGCTGGGGCGCTTGTCCTTCTCGACTTTTGCAAGCCTGAGCTCGCGCGTCCAGATTTCCTTTCCGAGGCTACGGGACTGCTGTATGATGCTGGTCTTCATCCAGCGGCGCAGTTCCTGCTTGGCCTTGACCGTCTTGACGATATCTAGCCATTCGGGGCTCGGTTCCTGGCTCGGGCTCTTGAGTACCTGGATGGTCGCTCCGTGGGTCACGACCTTGTCGAGGCTCACAACCTCTTCGTTGATGCGGGCACCGATGCAGTGCAGGCCCAGTTCCGTATGGATGGCGAACGCGAAGTCGAGCACAGTGGAGCCTTCCGGCAGTTCGATGGAGGCTCCCTTCGGGGTAAACACGGTCATGCCTTCCGGCTTCAGGTCCACCTTCAAAAAGTCGAGGTATTCCTTGGAGTCCGAGATTTCGGACTGCAGCTTGACCATGTGGTCGAGCCAGGCGAGTTCTTCGCCCTCGTGCTGGGTTTCCATCTTGTAGGCCCAGTGCGCGGCGAATCCCTTCTCGGCGGTCAGGTCCATGTCCTTAGTGCGGATCTGGACTTCGACCATCTTGTTCTCCGGCCCGATGACCGTGGTGTGGATGCTCTGGTACAGGTTTGGCTTCGGGGTCGCGATGTAGTCCTTGAAACGGCTTTGCATCGGGGTCCACAGGTTGTGGACGTAGCCCAGCGCCAGGTAGCATTCGGGAATCGTCTCCACGATGATGCGGATGGCGAAAATGTCGAAAATGTCCTCGAACTGGCAATCACGACTGATCATCTTGTTGTAGATGCTGTAGATGTTCTTGGTGCGGCCCTGGATGGTGCAGTCGAAGTCTTCGAGGGCCATCTTGATTTGCAGCGGGCCTATGACGGACTGGACGTACTTCTCGCGCTTTTCCTTGTTTTCGATAAGCGCGTCGACTATCTTCTGGTATTCGTCCGGATTGACATACTTGAAACTCAGGTCCTCGAGTTCGGTCTTGAGCTTGTACAAGCCGAACCTGTGGGTGAGGGGCACGTAAATGTCGAGCGTTTCCTGCGCGATGGAACGGCGCTTTTCGGGCTTCATGTAGCGCATGGTCCGCATGTTGTGGATGCGGTCGGCGATCTTGATCATGATGACCCGCGGGTCCTTTGCCATCGCAGTGATGAGCTTGCGGTAGGTTTCCGCCTTCTGCGCAGTCTTGTTGTGCTCTTGTGCAGCGGTAATTTTCGTGACGGCGTCCACCATGAACGCGGTCTCTTCACCGAATTCCTCCGCAATTTCTACGAGCGTGTGCTGCGTATCCTCGACTACGTCGTGGAGCAGGCCTGCGAGCACGGTTGGCTGGTCTTGTTTGAGTTCGGCGAGAATCTTTGCGACTTCGAAGGGATGCTCGGTATAGGGCATGCCGCTCTTGCGGTATTGCCCGTCGTGGGCGTCTGCGATGAAGGCAACAGCGTTCCTAAGGACCCGACGGTCGAGGTTCGGGTTCTTCTTGATGAGCACGTCGACTATGTGCTCCTGATTCGGTGTCAGGTCCACTGTTTTCATCTACCATAATTATATCTAAAATTGATGCTTTTGGAAGGGTAAAAAGGGTTAAATAAGCGAAAAATATGGGTTTTTCGGACCATAAACTTTTTTTGCAATCGCCTGAAAGCACTTGTTTTGGGCCTGTACGAGTACTTGTTGTAAGTACGAACAACGCTTTATAAAAAGAAACGAAAATTTTG
This genomic interval carries:
- the nuoL gene encoding NADH-quinone oxidoreductase subunit L; protein product: MINDVTLGYLIFLCPLLTFVINGLFVGNKNANAAAAIAVTLNGVSALSAILVAVHYFCSTFAPQKAILFEYTFIPFVDDLVARIGMLVDPLSVMMLVVVTFISLMVNIYSIGYMREDRAEGRFFALLSLFSFSMLGLVVATNLFQMFIFWELVGVSSYLLIGFWYHKPSAVSASKQAFILTRFADSFFLLGIVLVSYVVGSFDFSQINGISLFSFRTETINLGLTEMTRANALVLGSILIFTGGWGKSAMFPMHIWLPNAMEGPTPVSSIIHSATMVVAGVYLVARLFPFFAACGNTLTIIMWVGAFTMVFAAVIACTQKDIKRILAYSTLSQLGYMMFALGACKIGQAVITTGWTASTFHIFTHAFFKCSLFLIAGSLIHQVHTNDLDAMGGLRKKMPVTYVCSLISILAISGIPPFSGFFSKDEIILAAFQGHHYVVFGLALLTSGLTTFYMFRLFFLAFHGKPRHEGVKAGHVHEDPAMTLPIVVLAIPALLSGILGMVVFEKYFTPDKLHVPTLLRVSHAEWLPYVAVGIAIVALLIAWFLYARPKAKIERALDETNRCGLYKVVYHKFYFDEIYYTVVRQFIFGGIARISRAFNDYVIEGLLAFSVWFIHKLGDLVRTAQVGYLPFYLGTLIVGVLLWRFFGQLPL
- the nuoK gene encoding NADH-quinone oxidoreductase subunit NuoK, coding for MNLMNCLILAFLLFGIGVWGLMRRRHLIGMLISIELMLNAANINFISFAYFTAHDATAGALFSIFVIAVTACEMAIALAIIVTMYRRHKSLDVDQLRDLHD
- a CDS encoding NADH-quinone oxidoreductase subunit J, translating into MFPNLALPNLQLPDIPLAFPMGGMDIAFYVVAAIMLFTAVCTVAVKNILQSAVFLIFSFVATAILYLLLHAEFIALAQVMVYVGGVVIFVVFTILLTSHLGEDAFTTKIPRVFAAFALSVAFVFIMIKCILPTPELASGTVSAPENYSGLEPIAMRLLGYGPDGFIIPFEVVSVLLLMTLICAITVARKTKDEVEKEKAVQQ
- a CDS encoding 4Fe-4S binding protein, which gives rise to MQENITLIQYFKRYFKRCITGPWSLMCGLSVSLKYFFDPRRIVTEQYPENRKTLKMHERFRGRLEMIEDEEGNNRCTACGMCERACPNASINVLSTKNIAGKKVLGRYVYHFASCTQCGLCVEACPFGAIRMNQDFEVATTDPNSLEMILNKKEGQG
- a CDS encoding complex I subunit 1 family protein, which codes for MVPRVAEFLPASLQSDTLNSIVAFLVNALICVVAVCAVNIGSAPILIYMERKVCAHVQCRLGPMRLGWHGTIQTIADVLKMLFKEVYAPSGADKLMFYLAPLIVLIAPFIVCALIPFGRNLVVADVSMGIPLIIAVNGFGVLGILLGGWSSNNKYSLLGALRSGAQMISYEISFAMILLFVVMISGSTNLMGITLGQDGTIADWWIFKIPVLGIIAFILFFISSTAEMNRAPFDIAEAEQELTGGYHTEYNGTPFAMFYLAEYIALVTNSALATTCFLGGFLPPCIGVAFVDNYLNMVPGVVWFFAKVFFMIWCYMMVRWTFVRPRVDQLMDFEWKFLLPVNLVLLVAGAAYIVVCG
- a CDS encoding NADH-quinone oxidoreductase subunit D codes for the protein MTAQLPPGFRIQRETNTEEFFINMGPQHPSTHGALRLALRMDGETIVEVVPHFGYIHRGMEKQAESMSYLQYIALSDRQDYLTAIQNNLGVVIALEKGMNVGVPERGEYIRVMLQELGRIASHLVFYGCFGGDLGGQTCLLFGFKEREMIHDILEEVTGSRLTTNYFRPGGSRADVPDTFVPRVKAFLDHLEDAMRDYERFLSKNIIVLERSIGIGVLTKEDAIAYGCSGPVLRASGVNFDVRRMNPYSIYDQFDFEVPVFHNGDCYDRYKIRIAEIHESMKILRQCVDKFPKEGPWRSKEKPVRLPEGRYYSEIETAKGLYATYVVAATTGEKPYRIHTRGPSFPHIAALNKMAQGHKISDLVTIMATLDPVIPEIDR
- a CDS encoding NADH-quinone oxidoreductase subunit C yields the protein MDRYREAAKTWAALEEMKDEQMAEARAKFKEEHPDYKSAFKPIRVKKEDFPEVPRVPFKRFGLTQSELFAKLREKFPKVTVHTHSEDPIEDVVAAIPADRPLEVMVEPEDYLPIVEFVKSSPEFSMDYLIDVTAIDYDDHFDMVTMLRSLEHGHKLFLCVQTKKDFSIPEEKRPTSLLASVKSISHLYPGAEVKEREVYDMFGINFEGHPDQRRIFLDKDFVGYPLRKDFTHPEMIRRPV
- a CDS encoding NADH-quinone oxidoreductase subunit A, giving the protein MSEYIILSIFLFLGAFIAAAATVTGLLLGYRTRNTKNKMAPYECGMETIGNARIQFKVGYYLFALLFLVFDIEALFLFPVMMNFKEIMAGHTALSPVIVLIDLAIFIAILVSGLAYAWKKGILKWE
- a CDS encoding bifunctional (p)ppGpp synthetase/guanosine-3',5'-bis(diphosphate) 3'-pyrophosphohydrolase, with translation MKTVDLTPNQEHIVDVLIKKNPNLDRRVLRNAVAFIADAHDGQYRKSGMPYTEHPFEVAKILAELKQDQPTVLAGLLHDVVEDTQHTLVEIAEEFGEETAFMVDAVTKITAAQEHNKTAQKAETYRKLITAMAKDPRVIMIKIADRIHNMRTMRYMKPEKRRSIAQETLDIYVPLTHRFGLYKLKTELEDLSFKYVNPDEYQKIVDALIENKEKREKYVQSVIGPLQIKMALEDFDCTIQGRTKNIYSIYNKMISRDCQFEDIFDIFAIRIIVETIPECYLALGYVHNLWTPMQSRFKDYIATPKPNLYQSIHTTVIGPENKMVEVQIRTKDMDLTAEKGFAAHWAYKMETQHEGEELAWLDHMVKLQSEISDSKEYLDFLKVDLKPEGMTVFTPKGASIELPEGSTVLDFAFAIHTELGLHCIGARINEEVVSLDKVVTHGATIQVLKSPSQEPSPEWLDIVKTVKAKQELRRWMKTSIIQQSRSLGKEIWTRELRLAKVEKDKRPSEDEIRKYFGTLSMDDFYERVGQGELPLQDIHRFITGGSSLPKEMALRFFPTFGSDKKAVPEEMPLQIGQETSLVIHFADCCAPLPGDAIVGILRPKIGIEVHNRACTNLKNFPAEQQIAVAWSADVSKPFMTHLTIDTDNRKNITLDVLEQLKGSDVSLDRMSVASAQSTGRIRMEFKAFRTEQVDSIITKIKQISGVREVSKA